CGATCCACAATATAAGCAATGGGGTATACTGTTCATGACATAACGAAGTACCAGTTTTTTTTTGTGTTGGTGACATATGGtcgtaatttttttaaaaaaattgcatAAGTATCAAGGTGACATGTAGGTGTgaattatttaaattcttttgaAACATTTAGATAGAAGTTTCCGATTTATTTATATATCAGGGTGCATAGCACCTTATTTCCCCAGATTCATGGCTTGTCAAAAGAGTGAAAAATTGGTGCAGTCTAAATAAGAGATGTACGTCTTGGGTATAGAAGTACATAAACATTGTATGGCGTAGCGGTGGGGTTGAGTTTTCTCTAGCAGCAGCTCGTGAGTTCGATCCCTCGCCCCACCCGTGTTCAATTTATTTTGTTTCATCTGCACTGACAGGTGGGTCCCATATTTAAAACTGTACCAAAAATTACATGCGCACTATTAAAAATAGTAGGGGTCTTTCTGCAAAAACTGTAACGCCACATGTCACCTTCTGATTTATTGAGGACCAAATCTTCACATGATGGACAAGTTGTTAGACTGTGACTTCACACTTTGCAAATTGTAGGACCAAATTGTTGAatatagatgggctgcagcccaataaggcagcccatgtggtctacaattcctgaaatctcaaggcccatcacgttggcagcttgggacagccttggggaacaaagtttagtctcacattgctagttgggagagagttggagtggtatataagggctgctattctagtcattccaagtgagtgagaatagaaagagccctcgcgcactcctcctcctccgcccgcccgtcTCGGCTTGGCACGGCAcggcacgcacgtcgcgtttcgtgactcgagttcgagttcgagacacactcaagaagcctaaatttttgcttggtgcaccaactgtgttgggtacgtgtcgacctgcatgtgcatgctcgccgcgtgtccctggcttcctacgcgtgtcaacgcgggCGGGTTGGCTTCcttccaggctatacaaggagaccgatcagatctggaaacagtgctcttagatctctctctctctcgcgaagttccttttgctgtgctactctctagccttccccatcccggcgactgcgtgcacagccgtccgggagagcaggcccccgaaactccgtccgttgagatcctgcaccgggagacgggcgataaggtttttggggagcgtctcggcgcgactgctcgctgctgttcgcgTTCATCTTCGCCGGTCTGTCTGCTTCATCAACGACTACGACTACACCATGcgcgacatcaacaactcccatggtggtggtggtgctactgctggtgcgaccttcccggtcgcgatgtacgtgatttccctctcctaccttgcactgctacttattccatgttcagatctgatgcatgtgcttagtctgatatgTATGGTTaaatatgcttgtgcatctgtaatgttgctttcggtaattaaactcacacggaaattgcctaataatccaacacAAATCATCACATGATGTACAAGTTGTTGGACTAGAAGTGTAATTAGCTCCGATTCAGAGGTTCGTTGGAACCTGCTGAATGTACTCCATCTTGTCGATTTCGGACGTCCGAGAACAAAAGGGTAACCATCATCTTAGTTTGGTActtccagcaagaacgccaccgacTCGATGGTTCACCTTTGTTTGCTACAAACCGTTTTCGATTCGATGATGGTCTGACGAATAAATATATATAGTCCTAACTTTAGGGCGGTGATGATTAGCACGCATGCGTGCCTCTGTATGCAGCGTCATCACTGCTAAATGCCAGGGAGAAGACATCTGATTATAgccgttagagcatctccagtcgcgtccccaaaccgtcccccaaaccgcgccggatcgagcgtttgggggacgtgttttgttcgtgccgcgtttgggggacgtcgctccccagccgcgtcccccaaacgccgcccccaaacatttaaaatattttttttaacacataaaccatttatatcaaatgtagcatatgaaaaaaaatgttttcgaggattgttttcaaattaaattacaacaaacaataaaacaagtaatcaaatataataaaagggctagatgatacatcaaggtgccacggtatttcctttgatcctccacaaatgctcaacgagatcagtttgaagttgctcatgcacattgctgtcacggatctctgcgtgcatggcgagaaaatcagcaaaatctgcaggcaactcatgatcaacctccgcgagagggccttgacactcatagggaccaacatgtgacctaacatgattcttgcggtcatcctcgatgatcatgttgtgcatgatcacacaagcctgcatcacctcccacatttggtcgtgagaccagcttagagcagggtaccggacaatggcaaattgtgcttgaagcacaccaaatgcccgctcgacatccttcctgcaagcctcctgtcgtgtagcaaagtgagaattcttcagacctgatggattcgagattgttttgacaaaagtggcccattttggatatataccatcggctagataatagcctttggtatattggtggccattgatctcatagttgcatggtggagcatgcccttccactagtttgctgaacaccggagaccgctgcaacacgttgatgtcattgtgtgatcccgccatgccaaagaaagaatgccaaatccacaggtcataatcgccacgacttcaagcaccacaccgcaatatccatgacgccctttgtatatacattgccaagcaaacgggcagttcttccatgcccggtgcatgcaatcgatgcttccaagcattccagaaaTCCTccgcagcattttgtgccatgatccttgcgatCTCTTCCtcggttggccctctcaagtagtatttgccaaactttcccaccacagatcggcaaaacttgtacatgcactcaatggcggtagactcactcatgcgaaggtagtcgtcctgtgtatcggcgggtgctccgtatgcaagcatcctcatggcggcggtgcacttcgaatggatgagaacccgagaacgcctacagcgtcgaccttgagcttgaagtaggggtcgaactctcgaacgccgtggaggatattcatgaacaggcccttgctcatcatgtaccggcgccgaaaattgtcggcatgtgttgccccgtcggcgaagtagtcgttgtgcagcatggcatgcccctccattctctgccggggcttcgacttccttcttcccggccttgatcctccgcggcgcggcctcttcctcttctccgcctcagcgtcaagcatgtccggagggacgcgatgatcggcAAATGCTCCCGCAGTCGTCGTCGAACGCTTGCTCGTCCTCCGGCCAGCggggcaaccatctcatcgtcgctgtccatggctaaagcaaaatcaatggttaaaattgcgccgaggcgtacgacgcaacaaacagcgaccaatcgcgcctacacagcaagtcgtcgagcaccttctgtgcgcggaggtggggcggatttgacggcgcgttctgggaggcgctggcgacgcggcggcggcggcacgaccggcgggagccccagccgcgacaacggtgctgACTCGCAGCAcagatcagacgcccaaacggccgggaaatccagcggcggcgttggggtgggaggcgcgggaaggaaggagcgacgagaaaagaggcgcgaaccaacggtttatgcaaatagtcgccgacatgtgggagcccgcctcgcttttcgttgtgtccggcgtccccggagcgtcccctgtgggacggggacgggctcggggcgccggacaccgtataggggcgcgccggacaaaaaagggctttgggggacgcggctgaaacgctttttttgtccggcgcgccccaaatccctttggggatgctttgggagacgcgactggagatgctcttagtaggCTCTCAACTACTGCCCGAGCTAGAGGATCAATTTCATAGCGATGGAGCCACGCCACCATAGCTACTCATCGCTGCTTTCTGTTTAGACTGGTTGTTTTTAGTGGCGATTGACTATGTGGCCGGCCTTGAAGCAACGTGCAGCCAGTCCATTCAGAAATTTATAGAGTTGGACAAACTTAGACTTTAAACGGGCCAAATGGGCTTCAAGTATTGTTGCCATTCTCTACAAAATGTTAAACGGGCCAAATGGGCTTAAAGATATAAGAACATGTCTTGAATTCTACCTATACTCACTCTCTTGGCTAAAAAAAAAACCTATACTCACTCTCAATCCCTATTAGGGTTGTAAACGGATTGGGTCGGATCGGATATTGCTTTTACCATATTCTTTACCATATTTTTATAACGGATTCGGATCGGAGCGGATAATGGTCGGATGTGGATTATATCGGATTACGGATATGGAGCGGATTCAGATCGGCCTCAGATCGGAAGCGGATTATTAAGAAAATGTACATATAAAAAATTGATGTATGCTTTTTTATGTAAAATATGTTTGTAATTATATACTATAGCTAAATGTACACACTTGTTCGTACAATAAAGCAAATTGCGTACTAATAGAATACATATTTTGGCCGATGAATTAACTATATTGTCTAAATATTTAGGGTTGGACTAGTTTTCTCGGATTATCCTCTTTGTGCGACCTCGAATAATCCGCAAAAAATGGCGGATAATCTGTATCCGTCGGATAGtaccaataccatatcctctACCATATCCGTCGGATATCTGCTTGATCATTATCCGCATCCGTATCCATATACGACGGATTTATAAAAATGCATACCATATCCTCAAAAACGGATACGAATGCGGATTCGGAGCGGAAATTATCCGTACCATTTACATCCCTAATCCCTATAAACCGTCGCAACAAAAAAAACACAGAAAACGCTGCTCCATAGTCCCCCTAAATGCTTCCCCCCTCCACCCCCCACACACACCTAGTTTTTGTTTTTTAGGTTTCCTTGAACTACCACCAGACCCCACCAAAATGGCACTTAAAATCCCTATCTAATCTTGTGCGGCAGAAACCCTACATCCCATCGAATATTAGCCATCGCCAACATGGCTTTATTGCCGACAACCTCCCAACGCACACCCCTCCTCTCCCATCGACCCGATGTCGTCGGAGAAATCCACACCATCGACCCACTGCATCATTTGATGAAAGCACTTCAGTCCAGTCGCCTCCGATCAGTGGCTTGTCAACCACCAGACCGTAGCTCCTCACCAAATGCTCCTGCATTGGGGCAACACAGCACATGACTAGTTAGCTCAAGGAGCACACCCTCTCGAGAGCAGGATGCCGGCCGAGATGGAGCGCCAACCTAGACTTTCCTTGGGATTGCCTTGCCCCAACATATAAATAAAGGGCGGGCGCCGAAAAGGAAGTAGTGACGCCTTTTCGACGAAAGCTTAGCTTGGTAGGCGCAACTTACTCACCCTACCCTTAGACAATTCGATGCTATGAATATAGTTGTGCAtttctcgggccgggccgggccgacCAAAGCCCGATGCAAAAAATCCCGGCCCAGGCCCGGCTCGGCCCGACTGTCTGGCCGAAAAAAGTGGCCCAAGCCCGGCCCATGGAGGAGAAGGCCCGTCGGGCCTCGGGCCGGGCCGCTTCAGTAAAACGCATAAAATGACGGCCCAGGCCCAAGCATCGGGCCACAAAATCAGGCCTAGGCCCGGCCCAGAGACATGGTTGGGTCGGGCTTGGCCCGAGAATTTCTGGCCGGGCCgaccgggccgggctgcccatggccaggtatGGCTCTGAACACGAAAGTTTGCAGTTCAGCCCTCCAAGTTCTCCATCTGCATCGGTTTTGTCAAGATCATGGGTGTGGATGAGGAGCCGATGGTCGATGGAGACATTGAGGCCTTGTTCGGTTAATACATTTTTGAAGCGTATTGGAATGCATTGGGGAAATCAGGTGAACCACGTGAACCATTCATGTGCTCGCCATGTAGAGGAATCAGGTGCAAGTTAGCAGATCGATTGTTTTGAGAAAGTTGGACTAGTTTTCCGATTAAGAGAATAAAAAATACAAACTTATTTGATATGGTGAAAGCTACTCCTTCCATTCTACAATAATTTTAAGTCAAACTTCTTTAGGTCTAACCAGATTTAAAAAAATATGTCAATATTTACAAATCAAATATAATGAGGAATCTAATAAACTAAATTAGTGCtgctgatattaatatattttctgTAAGCATGACCAAATTTAAAATAGTTCAACTTATGAGAATTCCAGAGCTTCAACTATTTTAATACGGAGAAGTACTACTTACAAACCCATGGTAATCGCATATTTCTTAATTAAACTGTATCTTATTTGTGCAACCTGGAACCAAACTGTTTACCGGGCCCAAGTTGCATATCTCTAACAAAATAGTCCGGACTCAGGGCAAAGAAAACATGCACCTAACCCTTctgtcaaaaaaaagaaaaaaaaaacatgcaCCTAACCGAAGTTGTATATAGCTCAGACTGTCGTTTATGTATTTTCTCTTGTTCAACTGAAGAATTAGTGGAATCTAGAAAAAACAACGGTACTCATGACTGCTAGTCTGCTAGATATGTGCAAGCAACACCCCATTTCCAGCAAAATGGTCCTTGCGCATCGAAATGGCTGGGTACACAAATGGGCCTTACCCTTAGATGGGAAAGGAAATAAGGCATCTCGCACTTCTGCGTGCGGCCCGGACCGTTTGCAGGCCACCTAGATGCCTCGGTGAGTTCGATGTGACACCTATGTCGATTTTAACTTGGGATTATGATATATACTCATGTCGAACATAAAACTGTATAATGGAAAAACTTCGAGATTTCCATGATATATGACCACTATGGCTAATTTGACTTTTGGAACTACTATTATACGCATATATTCATCCAGCACAACGATGACCACTGAGCCAACAAAAATTCAGAAATACATGCAGGAAGTCTGGATCAAGGAAAAACAAGCGCATTGAACTACAAATAAGATAAGAAATCACCACCGCACAAGAACAACCACCCAGTTTTTCAGTCTGGCTGTTGCCTCCCTGAAAGTCTAAAAGGAAAGTTTCTGAGTTAGCACCAAGAAGAATATACTCttccttcaaaaaaaaaaaaaaaaagaagaatatACTCCAGCCAGCTTCTGATTGCTCAACATTTGGGCTCTGTCTTTGCTGTCAAACAGTTGGGAGCGACGACAGACAAAGAAAGATCGAGGAATATTCACCCGCACATCCGTCAGAGATCCTACGGCTTCATCATAGCATCCAAGAACGATCAAGTTCAGGATTTTGTAGCTATCGATCAAGTTCACGTGAATTTCACGACAATTTTCCCACCTCCTAGCCCATCGTTTAAGTGATCCGACCTACGAATTTCCGGTGTACAGGATAGCGCAAGCAGAACTGTGCAAGAGTAGTGTCAACCAAAATCCGGATAACGCTGCAAGATCAGCAAGTAGGGCATGAATCGCCAAGTCAAGGCTGAGGCATGTTCAAAGAAGCATGCTAACAACAACTCACAATATACTAACCACCTGGATAAGTATCGACGGTAATCAATCACGTATCCTTGTTTGACTCGCAAGTTGCAACGTCGATAAGCataacacacacaaaaaaaaaaattcagcaaAAACAAAAAAGCTAGCAGGCCTGCCATATGCATGAAGGAGGAAGAACGTGATCCTGAGTTCTGATTCTGGGAGCCTCACACAGCAACAAACTCGCAGGAAATCAGTGGGGTGTGGCCTAGACTTTCATGCCAAGAATGCAGTCTGCAGCAGGTGAGAAATGATCGGAGTCAAAAGAAGATTCTTGGTGTGCACTCCTTGCTTTCAGGCAACAGATCGTGATCAGATTCTTGGTGATTGAAGATCCCAGGTCAGGTGTGGAACACATGCTTTGCTTGGTAGGTAGGTTCATGTGAAGTTTCTCATAGGTTCTTGACAGGCAGGCAAGTATACTAGTTATGGCCAAGATTCAGGACCACCTCAAGTTACAAGGCAAAGGATGAGGATCCGAAGCCTTTCTTCAATGCTGGAATCAAAAGATATTTTGGTATTATCCCAAGTCTTCAAATTGGATCTTGATGCTGCTGCTGGGATGCTCATGGCCATCACCGAAGGATACACCTTTGCTAGAGAAAAAACACAGGCACCATCAGAAATTCAGAATCTACACTCAGACATCCAGCAACTACCTTTCAGTTGAATCAAGCAAAGCTTTTAAAAAGATGTAATGTACTTGTACTTGATTTTTCATTAGGAGGGTTGTCACTGAGCATGGGTAAATTCTCAGGGCGAAAATTGTAGCTCTGCCCTAACCTTTCCAATTAACATTTTCCGCAAAACTGTAACTAGTATAGCCTCTTTAGGATGTACATAACAACACCCAGAGTTTCATCTCAAAGCACTCAAGGCTTGATCTCCCTGTATACAACAAAACAGACTACACTACAATCCTGTATCATGGCTCTCTGAAGACACCACTGTAATCGGTGCATCATCGGCTGGAAACTCTGAACAGACACTAATGCAGCTTCTTGATCATTTCCAGCTATAGCTCTCGGATCTGCCATCTTCCTCCTCGCCGCTGACTGTCGCCGCCGATGAGACTGCTACACCTGAGTTTGAGAAATGTAGCGGCCCCGGAGGTGACCCCGCTGATTGGGAGCTGCTTTGTTCCTGAGTGATCCAGAGTCCTCCCATGAGCACGATCGGCCGGTTGGGAATCGGAGATCCAGGCGTCCTTCGGTTGTGCAGACGATACTTCTGAACAATTAAATACACAGAATAGATATCAGTGTCAATGCAAATTAAAATCCAGTAATAAATTGCATCTTAGAGATGGGAATGGGATGAAACTTTGTTGAGAGCGGTGAATTGCTCACCTGGAGATGGCTCTTCACTTCATCATTGGTCAGGCCATCCACCTTCATCAGCTCCCTGATTTGCTTTGGAGTAGCAACTGCAATCATGCCAAGAAAAACAATCATGTGAGCACTCAATAATTTGATCCTTATGCATCTGCTATACTAATATAATTGCTACTCGACCATCAAAAAAAATATAATTGCTACTCCTACGTGTAGTAGGTGTTCTTAATCTTGTATATCCAGACTAGAAATGGCAGGAAATTGTGTAATTTATTTGAGAAGCTCTCACCTTGAGGGCCACCGAGTTGGTGCAGGGCAGTGACGAACTGGCGGTGCAGCTCCGGTGACCAGCACCGCCGCGCCTTCCTCGCTTGCTGCTGCTGTTGTGCTGTCTGCTGTGACTGAGGCTGGAGGTTAAGCGCAGGGGCTGCCGGTGGCAGCGCCGCGGCGGCCCTCGCGGCTTCTTGCGCAAATCCTACGACCTGCCGTCGGTTTTCTTCAGCGCCGCCGGTAGCAGCAGCCGGAGAGGTCCTGGCCGGTGCTGGCGACAGAAACGGCAGATCCAACATCCGCGCCTCGTAAGCCTTGTCATCATTCCTCAAACTCGGCGCCACGAACGCCGGCGCGCCGGAGCCCACGGCCTTGAACGGCAAGACCTGGCCGCTGTTAGACTTCAGCTCCGACGAGCTTCCCCTCTCAGCTTGCTTCTGCAATAGTTAAAGGCGCAAATTTTTAGACTCCAAACGCAATAAAATCGCACAATTTAATGATCATAGATGCTTCATCGACATCAAACAAGCACGCGAGTCAGTAAATAACAGGATCCTACCTCGGAAGCGTCGTCGCATCGGCCTGAATCTCCGGTCCAAAGCTGCGCGGTGCTCATCCAGTTGCTCTTGTCGCCAGCGCCGGCGTCCTCCTTGCCCTTTTCCTGATCACCACCTCTTctcttctcctccacctccttctTCATCACATCGATCACTGCAGGAACCATCAAACCACATCAAGAAACGCCCCCAAAAAAGGAGAAACGTGCGCACCGGAAGGATTAAAGGAAAACAGCGAGTAGGAAAGCAAGATGTGCTTTTTACTCACCGTCGGCGAGGAGGCGCGCACAAAGCGGGAGCTCGCGCCGGAACACCTCGATTttgctcttctcctcctccagccTCCGGATGCATTCGTCCATGGCGGCCGCCGGCGCGTCCCTGACCCGCCCCAGGCTCTTGGCGGCGAACATCTTCAAATCCAAGCTCAAATCCGCGCCCATGCCGATCTCCCCAACATCCAGACCCATCGGGCATACACCGCACCGGAGCTCTCCAAACGGAATCTTTAGTGACTTGTGGCAAGACAGGGTATGAGGTGATGTGAACTGGAGGGAGAAGGTGGGTGGAGGAGAGGGGTTTATATAGAGGGAAGAAATAAAGAAGTGGAGGAGAATCTTGGGGAGAGGAGACGAGGACGATTTTTCACATACAACAAACATTAATTTGTCTTAAAGTCCCCATGTTTATGAATTTTACATTTTGAGCACCATGTTACTAATGCAAATATCTGATGCGTCCATGTGAGAATCTGATGGTTGACAGCCTCAAAGCTCACGATTTTGATTGAATGGTCTTTATGGAAGCAAAGGAATGCTAGAGCTTTCGACAACAAGGCATAGCAACTTAACACAACACAGTTGATCGAGAGGATTAAGGAAGAGTACAAGCTTTAGGAGTTTGCTAGAGCTGGAGGGAGGCGAGTAGTGCCACCAGAGTAGAACCAGAGAGCGTGAGTTAGAGTTGGCTGCCTAGCTGTTTGCAGCTTTGCGTGACGTCCCCGAAGCGCTAGGAAAGTGTCTATGTGGTTTACTTTTACGGTTACTTAATATGTTTGTTTGTACACTTGAAATATTTTACTTTTGTTAGATTTAGGGTAAATCTGACTTTAGTTTGGTCATTATCTGAATTTCTCTGAAATCAATCTTTTTTTTAGGAAACGTGACTAGCAAACTAGATGCTTTAAACCCataaattatcaattccaaatctTTGCATCATCAAATGAATGCTATTAAGCATTGTTGTTTCAGTTTTAACGTTGATTGCCTGAAAGTTAGTTGGTACTCTCACATGTTTGGTGATCAGGTGCGTCTGTATTTTCTAGGTTAAAGAGCTGCACTTTGAGGTTTATGCGAAGTTCTATATATATATAAAGCGAGAGAGAGAGAACATTTAACTAAACATCCTCCATTTAGATTTTTAGTTTTTGTGCCCCATCTCTGTAGATAATGAGACAAATCTTCGAATATAAGGATGTCAACAGATAGTTTTCCTTTGCAACTGTCTTCTTATTGTTATTATTTTGTTGGTGTTAACATGGTTACCTCATAAAATCATTTATTATAAATATAACAGATGAAACTTTCAATATgtatattttgttttattttcataGTTGATTTTCATTTATGTTTACTTTTTACCATTAAAATTCTAGTACTCACAAGGTGAGATATACAAGGCAAATATATTGCtttctatatgacatatatagcaTATGTATATCTTAATCGAAATGAATGGATGGGCACTCGATAGCTGCGCGTATGTTTGGGAAAAATGTGGGAGCCAACAATTTGTTGTTGATGTAGTCAACCTTTCAAACTACTTTTTTTTGTGCAAATTTAAAATTCTAGTTATTGTCGCCGTCGGAGTAGCTCCCTCCGTGGAAACGCATGTGCAATTATCCTAGGAGAATAATAAACAAAAATTCAATCTATTCATGGATATCTTGAGGTATAAATGATATAAGATTTTGAATCGAATTAATTGTTAGCATGTAGATATGCATTGTATCACCTAGATTGGGCCAGATTGTATTCTTAGAAAACTTGTGGAGATATCAATTAATATAAATTACTAATTGTTGGAGGAGGGGTCCATGTGATACGTTGGACCAATATCATCCCTAACAGGTGGGAAACAATATCAGGGTGTCAAGGTGTCGCCTGCACGGCACACCGAGAAAAACAGCCAAATATGCATACTGTCGTGTGGCCAACTTCATGCTACCTTGGATGCCTCCCCTTGCGCACATTGTGGGTATCGTCAAGTATACTCCTTGTGACTTGACATAAACTTTGTACCTCCCGCGACATCGTCAACTTTGGACCTTTTAGAAGTGTTGAGCACACAACACGCCGACTTGGCTCAACAGGAGCATCAACCTTGTCTTGTCATCAGGTGTGCGCCTTTCTGCCATCGTTAGCTGAAGTCTCATATCAAAAATATGTTGGATGCTTGGTAGGGTTCCGTGGCATATTCCAAGGATATTCATTTATAAAAATACCAACTCTCTTAGGGGTGTAAATGTGTCTAGGGGTAGGGTTGTAAATGGTCTAAGGGCGAGAGATTATAACTCCACTTTCCCTATGAATAGAGGAGATCCCCTCCCAAAAGGTACCAAAATCTAATATAGAGAGCTTATTCTTCCATTGTCACACTTTTGCTAATCTTGTTGCTTGCAGCTTGCATCAGGTCAACCTAATGGCGCATGCGCATGCATGCTATCATCTCTATTTCCATGCGCACCCCATGGCGTTCTTAATGTGATAACATTAAAATACATAATATTGAGTATTTTGGTGAATTCAACTGGGGGCATGTTACACAAATAGTGACTTTTGAAGCTTAGTTctttgtaagaaacatatgtgggACATTTAGCTAAACATAATCTATTTAGATTTTTAGTTTGTTGTGCCCTCTCTATATAAACAATGAGACAAATCTTCAAATAAAAGGTGTCAACAGATAGTTTTGCATTGCAACTGACTCCTTAttatttttttttttcctttttaacaTGGTTACCTCATAAAAAACATTTTCTATAAATACAACATCTGAAATTAactttctatatatatatatattatttttaTAGTTGTTATTTTTACCATTAAAATTCTAGAACCTAGAAGGTGAGATATAAAAGACATATATTGATTTCTATATTACATATCTAGCATTGGTATATCTTAATCAAAATGAATGGATAAGCACTCGATAGCTGCATGTATGTTTGGGGGAAATTGCGGGAGCGAACAATCTGTTATTGTTGTTCGCCTTTCGAACTACTATTTTTTTTGTTATGTGCAAATTTAAGGTTTTAGTTATTGTCGTAGTCTACGTAGTGGGAAATTTTCCAATTAAAAAAATTAGATTATTCGTGGAATTCTGGAGGTAGAAATTGATATATGATTTTGAAAATTGATATATGATTTTGAATCGAAGTAATTGTTAGCATGTAGATATGGATTGTATCACCTAGATTGGTCAGAGTGTATTCATAGAAAACTTGTGGAGGTATCAATTAATATAAATTACCAATTGGTGGAAGAGGGATCCCTGCGCTAACTTTAACCAACACCATCCCTAGCATGTGGGAGAACTCTCACGATGTCAAGGTGTCGCCGACACGGCACCCTGAGAAAAGAAGCCAAATATGCACATTGTCGTATAGCCAACTTCACACCTCGTGGAATGCCTCCCCTTGGGTGCCTTGTGGGGTGTCATCAACTACGCGCCTTGTGATCTACTACGGGACTTGTGACTAGACATCAACTTTGTACATCCCGCGACGTTGCCAACTTTGGACCTTCTAGAAGTGTTCAGCCCGCAACATGTTGACTTGGCATCCACATGAGCCTCAACCTCCTCTTGTCGCGCCTTGCTGCCATCACTAGCTGAAGTCTTATACCAAAATATGTTGAATTCTTTGCGGGTCCATGGCATATTCCGAGGATATTCACTTGTAAAAATACCAACTCGCCTAGGGGCATTAATGCATCTAGGGGTAGGGTTGTAAATGGCTTAAGGGCGATATTATAACTCCATATGAAGAGAAAAATGGCTCTCCTCCCACCCACCGATCCACCCCAAACACCTTGACAGCCTCCATCATACCAACCACGCC
This region of Lolium perenne isolate Kyuss_39 chromosome 2, Kyuss_2.0, whole genome shotgun sequence genomic DNA includes:
- the LOC127320803 gene encoding transcription factor NIGTH1 — protein: MGLDVGEIGMGADLSLDLKMFAAKSLGRVRDAPAAAMDECIRRLEEEKSKIEVFRRELPLCARLLADVIDVMKKEVEEKRRGGDQEKGKEDAGAGDKSNWMSTAQLWTGDSGRCDDASEKQAERGSSSELKSNSGQVLPFKAVGSGAPAFVAPSLRNDDKAYEARMLDLPFLSPAPARTSPAAATGGAEENRRQVVGFAQEAARAAAALPPAAPALNLQPQSQQTAQQQQQARKARRCWSPELHRQFVTALHQLGGPQVATPKQIRELMKVDGLTNDEVKSHLQKYRLHNRRTPGSPIPNRPIVLMGGLWITQEQSSSQSAGSPPGPLHFSNSGVAVSSAATVSGEEEDGRSESYSWK